The sequence TGCCTTTGTTAAATCCCTGCAGTCATATGACACAGCGCTTGTTCCGTGCTCATCTGCTGACGATGAGCTTGTGATTATCCTGGGCCAATCGGAGGTGGTTTCACTGGGCACAGGCTGTTGATAACCTTGGGAACAAGCATGTGAGCAAAATGTGCGCAGCCGGTGGATAAGCTATGTACAGCCTGTGCGCAACTTCAGGCGATAGGCAGGAAGGCTTGCACCAATTTGACCCAATAGGTCGCTCCTACCGGCAACAAGGCATCGTTGAAGTCGTAATTGGGGTTATGCAACTGGCAGGGTCCCATGCCGTGGTAGCTCTCTAGACGGTGATCGCCATCCCCATTGCCCAGAAAGAGATAACACCCTGGGACTTTCTCCAGGAAAAAGGAGAAGTCCTCCGCCCCCATGAACTGCGGCACCTGGGGATTGACGTTTTCGGCACCAAACACGTCCTGAGCCACGCGGGTGGCGAAAGCCGTCTCGTTCTCCCAGTTGACCAGCGGCGGGTAGGCGCGCACGAAATCCAGCTCGCCGCTGCCGCCATAGACCTGGGGCAGGGTGGTGGCGATGCGGCGCATGTCGGCCTCGATCTTATCCAGCGCCTCCAGGGTGTAGGTGCGCACGGTGCCACGCAATACGGCTTCGCCAGGAATGACGTTGTAGGCGTCACCGGCGTGAATCTGGGTAATCGACAGCACTGCCGGATCCAGCGGGTTGCGGCCGCGGGAAATCACCGTCTGCAAGGCCTGCACCATCTCCGAGGCGATCACGATGGGATCGACCGCCACATGGGGCTGAGCCGCGTGGCCGCCCAAGCCTTTGATCACGATGTCCCAGCGGTTGCTCGACGCCATCGTGGGGCCGGTTCGAAAACCGAACTGATTGACTGGCATGCCCGGCATATTGTGCAAGCCAAACACCGCGTCACAGGGAAAGCGTTCGAACAGACCGTCTTCCATCATGGCACGCGCGCCAGCATTGCCTCCTTCTTCAGCAGGCTGAAAAATGAAGTTCACCGTGCCATCGAAATCGGGATGCGCTGCCAGATACTGGGCTGCGCCCAGCAGTATCGCTGTATGCCCGTCATGGCCGCAGCCATGCATGCGACCGGCGATGGTAGACTTATGCTCGAACCGGTTGTGCTCTGGCATTGGCAGGGCATCCATATCCGCGCGCAAGCCCACCGATCTCTTGCTGCTGCCGGCACGCAACACGCCCACCACACCCGTTTTCCCCAGCCCGGTGTGGACTTCCAATCCCAGCGCGCGCAGGCGCTCGGCCACCAGCGTGGACGTGCGCGTTTCCTGGAACGCCAGTTCCGGGTGAGCGTGGATATCACGCCGCAAAGCCGTCAGGTCGCCGTGAGCGCGTTGGATTTCATCAATGGTTTTCATAGTGATTACCGGAAAGGAGAGAACAGGTTTGCTTGTAGCACACGCATTTCAGGGAACGCCGTTCAAATGACAGGCGCTCCAATGCCCTGGGGATATCTCGCGCAACACGGGCCGTTGCTGGCGGCACAGCGGCAGA comes from Bordetella holmesii ATCC 51541 and encodes:
- a CDS encoding amidohydrolase family protein, with amino-acid sequence MKTIDEIQRAHGDLTALRRDIHAHPELAFQETRTSTLVAERLRALGLEVHTGLGKTGVVGVLRAGSSKRSVGLRADMDALPMPEHNRFEHKSTIAGRMHGCGHDGHTAILLGAAQYLAAHPDFDGTVNFIFQPAEEGGNAGARAMMEDGLFERFPCDAVFGLHNMPGMPVNQFGFRTGPTMASSNRWDIVIKGLGGHAAQPHVAVDPIVIASEMVQALQTVISRGRNPLDPAVLSITQIHAGDAYNVIPGEAVLRGTVRTYTLEALDKIEADMRRIATTLPQVYGGSGELDFVRAYPPLVNWENETAFATRVAQDVFGAENVNPQVPQFMGAEDFSFFLEKVPGCYLFLGNGDGDHRLESYHGMGPCQLHNPNYDFNDALLPVGATYWVKLVQAFLPIA